tcgatcctgttcacagggttgtttctgtacgaagcaatcctgagtggaggagactaAGGGGACGCCCTCGTAACTCATGACTGGGACAAGTCAGCCGCTCCTACAGGGAaggacttgggatggacagggcagctgcgagggagcttgctcgggaggacCGTCGGGGGTATGGGCGGCGAGTGAATGAAGCGACGCATCCCAGGGCGTATTCTTCCCATAGTAGTTAAGAAAGCAAAGCAGTAAATTTTTCTAGCAATCCatccatttatctctatctacctattaatctatctatctatctatctctctgtatttaaccatctctctctctctctctctctctctctctctctctctctctctctctctctctctctctctctctctctctctctctctctctctctctctctctctctctctctctctctctctctctctctctctctctctctctctctctctctctctctctatatatatatatatatatatatatatatatatatatatatgcaaaaccgTTATTTATGTTAATAATTTTCCGCAATGCTGTTTCGTATATGATATATGTAAACCGCTGATATATATTCCTGCTTAACATTTCTAAGGTTTCGTAGGTCACACATATATACTGTTAGTACTATGTGGTAACTGAAACTAGTCGTAGAATTCGTTAAGGTCTTTGCgtgatgttattttatatgtgggAGGTAACTAATATACGTATATCTCTAATTAACATATTTATTAACACTGCTTATATCAGAAATACTTATAGATGTTACACAACGTTAGTAAATAAGGCACTTGAAAGTCGTATTTGGAGTAACCAATTTGATATTTTCCGTAACATCTTAGGCCGCGGTTGAAAGATGCTCTGGGACATTTGTAGACGTGTTTTGCCCTGAAGCTTAAGCGGCCTTCGTTGCATGCTTCTGACACAAGACTCTGCACAAGGAACAGAAAAGATAATTAATATTATGAATAGAAATTCCAGGGGTGACAATATCCCCATATCTTTTCAATGACTTTATCAGGACATCATAGGTTTTCTTTTATCTCACTCACCATCAGAAAAGTTACAATATTCAATACTGCATTTCCTCTATCCGCAACCAACATTAATATCACTACTCTTGCATTCATGTCCGTCACCCCTGGGACGATAATTACTACCTTCACTAACTCAAGTATCACCCCACAACCACCATGCTTATCTCCTCCACCGTATCTTCAACATTCCTCTTAATCTggcatccaccatcaccaccacagaacGCGTACCGGACCCACTCACCTCTTTAAGTTGCTGCACTTCGAGTCGTTCCAGAAGAAATCCTTTGACTTCCTCATCTCTGTGCAGTCCTCGTTTTCAAAATTATTCGGCTCTCCGTCATGCCATCTGGTGAACAGGTACACCGTTTTGGTTTTAAAtgcgcgtgcgcgcgcgcgcacacacacacacacacacacacacacacacacacacacacacacacacacacacacacacacacacacacacacacacacacacacacacttctctaaGGCATACTTTTGTATGAATTACACTCACAAAGTGTTACATTCCTGAGTTTTTCATCCTAAATTTGGCTGTAGCATTTTACGGGCTTGGTACGTTCTCCAAACAGTGGCTAGAGTTGAATCAATAAATAGTAATATTGCAATATTTACCTAGTAGAGTTTGGAAATCTACTTGTTAATGCCGTGTGTGATGTCTACAAGGAAATTTCAAAGTAAAGTTAATAAAAACCTACCCTTTGAATACTGGTACGGAGTTATCTGTCCATCTGAACATTCCCTCGGTATTCCGATCTTCTAAACCAATCCACGTGTCATAAGTGACGAGACCTGGGGACAGTTGCGGGGGGAAGAACACTTTATGGTTACGATTTTTTAGTGTGTGAAGTCTCGACCTATTATGATAAATAAAGCACATAAATTGGTACTTTAAAACAGATGTCCTGCAAACTTTCATATCAAAAATTGTGTGCTTTAAAATCttaagagaaacaaataaaagaaaattttCTGCATTACCTCTAAGGAACTGAAGTTCATCATTTGTCGTAATTTTGACGTAGTCTGCATTTTTACCGAGACAGAAGTACTGTCCCTTAACCCAGTCAAGTGTGATATCGTTGTCGACATGGTAACACGACGCTCCATGCAGTTTCCATCCTGCCTCGCAGACCCACGGAGACTCAGTGGTGGTTGTAGTCGGCTCATCTGTgattgtttggggttttgtgGAGTCCACTTCGCCTCCCTTCACGCATTCAATCAATGTTGTAGCCTCTGATGTGACCGTCGAACTTAGTTCAGTCACCTCAGAAGAACTGACGGGGACAGTGGTGAGTGTTGAGCCACCTGTGACAGGGGTGGGTGTTGAGCCACCTGTGACAGGGGTGGGTGTTGAGCCACCTGTGACAGGGGTGGGTGTTGAGCCACCTGTGACAGGGATGGGTGTGGATTCACCTGTGACAGGGATGGGTGTGGATTCACCTGTGACAGGGGTGGGTGTGGATTCACCTGTGACAGGGGTGGGTGTTGAGCCACCTGTGACAGGGATGGGTGTGGATTCACCTGTGACAGGGATGGGTGTGGATTCACCTGTGACAGGGATGGGTGTGGATTCACCTGTGACAGGGGTGGGTGTGGATTCACCTGTGACAGGGGTGGGTGTGGATTCACCTGTGACAGGGATGGGTGTGGAATCACCTGTGACAGGGATGGGTGTGGATTCACCTGTGACAGGGATGGGTGTGGAATCACCTGTGACAGGGGTGGGTGTGGAATCACCTGTGACAGGGGTGGGTGTGGAATCACCTGTGACAGGGGTGGGTGTGGAATCACCTGTGACAGGGGAGGGTGTGGAATCACCTGTGACAGGGGTGGGTGTGGAATCACCTGTGACAGGGGTGGGTGTGGAATCACCTGTGACAGGGGTGGGTGTGGATTCACCTGTGACAGGGGTGGGTGTGGAACCACCTGTGACAGGGGTAGTGGTGGAGCCGCCTGGAATAGTGGTGGATGCGACAGGGGTGCTGGCGCAAGCTTCAGACTGTAGGGCTGACTGAAGGTCTTGCGTTTCTGaaagttatgataatcattactatattattataaatattattatcattatcattattattattattattattattattatttttattattattattattattattattttattattattattattattattattattattattattattattattattattattattattattattattattattattgttattattatcattattattattattattattattattattattattattattattattattattattattattattattattattattattattattatcattattattattattattattattattattattattattattattattattattattattattattattattattattattattattattattattattattattattattattattatgatcattattattattattattattattattattattattattattattattattattattattattattattattattattattattattattattattattattattattattattattattattattattattattattattattattattattattattattattattattattattattattattattattattattattattattattattattattattattattattattattattattaattttattattattattattattattattattattattattattattattattattattattattattattattattattatttttgttgttattggtattattattattaatattattattattattattattcatattattattacaattatccATTATACATttaatattatttatttattattattcgtttTTTCTGTTGAGTTTGGGACACTCAAAACTATTATTTTCCGGCCTTTTGAACATAATTCGCAGGTAGGaacaggtaggaagacacctaccgaaacgagcgcaagccactcccggtgagatatATATTGGAAGTGAGGAgcgtgctgaagccctccaaagacccttcccatatcctcactttccgtttccctattgtctcatcaacaccagagagtagttcagcatgctctcttaagacagatcctctctcttttcacatcacactacattcacacaacatacacaccttttcccaaaaaatgaaattcaaaatggcgcaccatAGCACCATGGCACATAAACgacctgcctcggagtccccgcctggggtaccataaattcccccagggaggattccctttctccctttctggatgtcgacttgagaggtgtcctgaaaactcctcaaacctcctcataaatttctgcaacattcgcggtgttagttctaatttccattctgtggaacaccatctctcctcctctatacctcaccttctcttcctcaccgaaacataggtttctgaggctactgacagcaatctctactctgttccctcctactatctctatcctaaacttcgatccaaagctggatgttgtgtctatgtacgcaacgacatcacttgttctcgtgcccacgaccttgactcttctgaaatATCCACCATCTtcctaagacttcattgtcatcctaatactaaatacatctgtgctgtttatctctcacctaactctactaactatggaaaattctttgactatttgaactctaaagtggtgCATATAATTATTGACCCACTttcagcaccttacacgtattcccgaccgtcctggagacaggcccaacatactagacctcttccttacctctaactcttctacttactctgtcaaattgttctctacgttgggctcctccgatcacaaccatatttctgtatgctgtcctatcgctcctgtacatcctctggacccaccgaagaggcgatacttctggcattttccttcatcccggtgggacgacctgaggatgtacttttccgatttcccgtggaatgatcattccttccaggagagagacccctctgtgtgtgccctgcgcatcacagaggtgattgtctctggaatggggcCATACATtctacgtactttctctactcctcatgctaaaaggccttggtttaatcacgcttgttctcgtgctgtcaaagatagagaggcagctcacaaaaggtaccagagccttcgaactcccgctaacgatgatctttacatttccgcccgggaTCGTGCCAAATACATTCCTCGACTtatcaaaacctctttcatccatagcaaatgtcaaaaccttgctttctcaaaattcttcccgggacttctggcacctagccaaaaatatctcctccaatttcacttctcatctttccctcctctccttaaccctgacggcagcacagTCGGctcatctatttctaaggctaaattcttcgctcaaactttctgtaacaattccactctggacgattctgggcatattcctcctactcatcccccctctgattcctttatgtctgttaatAAGAATCTTCAGAATGATGTtctctatgccctttctggcctcagcTCTGagaaggcttatagacctgatggagtgcctcctattgtccttaaaaactgtgcctccgtgctgacaccctgcctggtcaaactctttcgcctctgcatgtcaacatctaactttccttcctgctggaagtatgccttcatacagcctgtgcctaagaagggtgaccgttccaatccctcaaactaccgccctatagctttactttcctgtctatctaaagcttttgaatcaatccttaaccggaagattcaaaaacacctttcctcttttgaccttctatctgatcgccagtatgggttccgcaagggccgtTCTAcgggcgatcttcttactcttaactgattcttggtcatcctctcttagccgtttcggtgaaactttctcagttgcgctagacataccgaagccttcgatagagtctggcacaagtctttgctttctaaactgccctctttcggattctgtccctctctgtgttcctttatctccagtttcctttccggcctttttatctctgctgtggtagacggtcactgttcttcctctaaacttatcaacagtggtgttccacagggctctgtcctatcacccactctcttcctcttattcgtcagtgatcttctttccataacaaagtgtcctatccactcatacgctgatgactccagtctgcattattcaacttctttcaacagaagaccctctcaacaggaattacatgactccaggctggaggctacagaacgcttaacctcagaccttgtatatcatttccgattggaataaaaggaaccttgtgtcgttcaatgcctcaaaaaaacaatttctccacctatcaactcgacacaatcttccaaacacctatcccctattcttcgacaacactcagctgtcaccttctttaacactaaacatcctcggtctatccttaactcaaaatcttaactggaaacttcacatctctctcactaaatcagcttcctcgaggttgggcgttctgtatcgtctccgccagttcttttccccagcacagttgctatccatagtatacaggggccttgtacgccctcgtatggagtatgcatctcacatgagggggggctccactcacacagctttcctggacagagtggagtctaaggctcttcgtctcatcagctctcctcctcctactgatagtcttctatttCCTAAATTCAAcctccatgttgcctctctttctatcttttatcgatattttcacgctgactgctcttctgaacttgctaactccatgcctaccccctcccgcggcttcacagcacacgactttctactcaagctcatccctttactgtccaaatcccttacgcacgagttaaccatcattttcactctttcatccctcacgctggtaaactctggaacaatcttccttcatctgtatttcctcctgcctacgacttgaactctttcaagaggagggtatcaggacacctctcctcccgaaattggcctttctttcagccactcctctggCCTCTTTTCTAGGagaagtgagtagcgggcttttttttcattgtttcctttttttgttttttgcccttgaactgtctcctttgctgtaaaaaaaaaaaaaaaaatatatatatatatatatatatatatatatatatatatatatatatatatatatatatatatatatatatatacacatatatacatatatacatatataatatatatatgtatatatatatatatatatatatatttttacgttgctgcctattgcgccggtaggcatcttcccggtggggcctgatggtcggcccaaggcttcttccaggtggggcctgatggtcggcccagcccgttctggcgcaggcaagtgttttttatagtggcgtcattttgcattggctcatgctgccccccggaactcgttcttgattcgcttggacggcttcctctagagtccgggttgatgggttgtcttcaggacagcatgtgggtagttttaagccactcggcggtgaccgaaaaatccgaggtggtagcgtggagatttgaacccgcgtcgtccatcacgcggtgaatgtgggcccagtacgctaccagttcggccaccgcctacccacatatatatatatatatatatatatatatatatatatatatatatatatatatatatatatatatatatatatatatatatgcaagaggGACCTGAAAGCCCTACACATCAACACCGACTCATGGGAAGCAACAGCCTCAGAGCGATCCGCCTGGCGGCAAGCAATTCAACAAGGCCTCCATGTGTTTGAGGAGACACTCGCCCAGCAGTCTGAggcaaagagacaaagaagaaaggccCAAAACCCGGCAGACCAACCAGCCTCTATCTTCACCTGTGATCAGTGTGGGAGGGATTGCCACTCTCGTATTGGCCTGTCCAGCCACACCCGACGCTGTACCTGAGTCTTCAACTGGAGCGCAACTCCATGGTCTCCCGAGACCGACGGAtgcctactatatatatatatatatatatatatatatatatatatatatatatatatatatatatatatatatatatatatatatatatatatatatatatatatatatataagttaccATCTGTGGATAAATCGCGTTTGCATCCTTGCGTCTTGGTACGTAACGGGAAGCGCATTGTTTGCgtttttaaaaaaatttttttatcCATAATCATGCACTTTTTGTGAATATTATCACACGCCTTTCTCGTTTTAGTATTGGTGTTGTTACTGTATAAGGACAATCAGATTGAAGGGAAACTGTTGTCAAGGGCTAGCGGAAAGTGAGAGAACTCGGAACTAAAGAATATTAACCTAATATCCTGTTTTTGCATAGCGTACGTTTAATCTCCGAACAATGCAAAGAAAGACAAGTTTTGGACACAAAGGCATGCATGGAAAAATTATAGTTTTTAATCAAGTTGTAAGCCTTACGTCTTAATAAAAACAGTAAATACATTAAATCATTTTATATCAAAGATACAGAGGAATCAGTGTTCGAAAACTCTACTTTAGGGTATGTGAATACAAGTCGTGGAAGGTTAGGATTTTGTTATGGTAAGCCACGGTAGTGGGAAGACCACGTTAGTTCACTGTTTCAAAACTGGGCGCGGAAACAGTGAGGACGGGAGCTGGGAGGGAGGCGAAGAGGTTAAAGGGCCTTGTTTCCCTAGCGGTCTGGTTCATAGAGGTTTccttattgctatttttttcctgCATGCGCTTCCATTAGCAATGATTGATTTGAGCCAGGTTATCCCAAAAAAAGATACCAGGAAGTGTGTTAGCTGTaatatattttattaatatttcataATGTTGATGATGgcaatcacaataataataacaataataataactataattattattattattattattattattattattattattattattattattattattattattattattgttattattattattattattattattattattattattattattattattattattattattattattattaataataataataataataataatattattattattattttcattattattattattattattattattattattattattattattattattattattattattattattattattattattattattattatcatcatcataaagaTTATTAGTATTGATATGTTTTGCGTATCCATGAAAAAGACTATCAATATGAGCCCCTGCCCGAAACAATTTAAGTTTAACAATTGTTGAAAGCAAGCAATATTGCTCCAGGCCCTTTGTGCCTGTGCGTCTGTGCTTATTATTTATGTTATATCTGGAGTTTGgaagttcagaagaccagtcagcgtgaatatatcgattgaagatagaaagagtggcaacatggcgacggaatgTAAGAGCAAGAGAGTTGATGAAAAGAAGAGCCTTGGTCTCTACCCTGTCCaaaagagatgtgtgtgtggagacccccacacacgtgagatgcatactccatacgaggccggACACGGCCCTTGCACATGAATAGCATctaggagggggaaaagaactggcgatacagaacgtccagcctcgaggaagctcatttagaaagagagaagatatgacgttttcagttgagattttaagttaaggatagaccgaggatgtttactgtagAGGAGGGGGACAGCCGACTGTTATCGAAGAATAActgataggtgtttgaaagattgtgtcgagttgccAGGTGGAGGAATTGAGTTTTTAGGGGTTCAAGGACACCAAGTTNNNNNNNNNNNNNNNNNNNNNNNNNNNNNNNNNNNNNNNNNNNNNNNNNNNNNNNNNNNNNNNNNNNNNNNNNNNNNNNNNNNNNNNNNNNNNNNNNNNNNNNNNNNNNNNNNNNNNNNNNNNNNNNNNNNNNNNNNNNNNNNNNNNNNNNNNNNNNNNNNNNNNNNNNNNNNNNNNNNNNNNNNNNNNNNNNNNNNNNNNNNNNNNNNNNNNNNNNNNNNNNNNNNNNNNNNNNNNNNNNNNNNNNNNNNNNNNNNNNNNNNNNNNNNNNNNNNNNNNNNNNNNNNNNNNNNNNNNNNNNNNNNNNNNNNNNNNNNNNNNNNNNNNNNNNNNNNNNNNNNNNNNNNNNNNNNNNNNNNNNNNNNNNNNNNNNNNNNNNNNNNNNNNNNNNNNNNNNNNNNNNNNNNNNNNNNNNNNNNNNNNNNNNNNNNNNNNNNNNNNNNNNNNNNNNNNNNNNNNNNNNNNNNNNNNNNNNNNNNNNNNNNNNNNNNNNNNNNNNNNNNNNNNNNNNNNNNNNNNNNNNNNNNNNNNNNNNNNNNNNNNNNNNNNNNNNNNNNNNNNNNNNNNNNNNNNNNNNNNNNNNNNNNNNNNNNNNNNNNNNNNNNNNNNNNNNNNNNNNNNNNNNNNNNNNNNNNNNNNNNNNNNNNNNNNNNNNNNNNNNNNNNNNNNNNNNNNNNNNNNNNNNNNNNNNNNNNNNNNNNNNNNNNNNNNNNNNNNNNNNNNNNNNNNNNNNNNNNNNNNNNNNNNNNNNNNNNNNNNNNNNNNNNNNNNNNNNNNNNNNNNNNNNNNNNNNNNNNNNNNNNNNNNNNNNNNNNNNNNNNNNNNNNNNNNNNNNNNNNNNNNNNNNNNNNNNNNNNNNNNNNNNNNNNNNNNNNNNNNNNNNNNNNNNNNNNNNNNNNNNNNNNNNNNNNNNNNNNNNNNNNNNNNNNNNNNNNNNNNNNNNNNNNNNNNNNNNNNNNNNNNNNNNNNNNNNNNNNNNNNNNNNNNNNNNNNNNNNNNNNNNNNNNNNNNNNNNNNNNNNNNNNNNNNNNNNNNNNNNNNNNNNNNNNNNNNNNNNNNNNNNNNNNNNNNNNNNNNNNNNNNNNNNNNNNNNNNNNNNNNNNNNNNNNNNNNNNNNNNNNNNNNNNNNNNNNNNNNNNNNNNNNNNNNNNNNNNNNNNNNNNNNNNNNNNNNNNNNNNNNNNNNNNNNNNNNNNNNNNNNNNNNNNNNNNNNNNNNNNNNNNNNNNNNNNNNNNNNNNNNNNNNNNNNNNNNNNNNNNNNNNNNNNNNNNNNNNNNNNNNNNNNNNNNNNNNNNNNNNNNNNNNNNNNNNNNNNNNNNNNNNNNNNNNNNNNNNNNNNNNNNNNNNNNNNNNNNNNNNNNNNNNNNNNNNNNNNNNNNNNNNNNNNNNNNNNNNNNNNNNNNNNNNNNNNNNNNNNNNNNNNNNNNNNNNNNNNNNNNNNNNNNNNNNNNNNNNNNNNNNNNNNNNNNNNNNNNNNNNNNNNNNNNNNNNNNNNNNNNNNNNNNNNNNNNNNNNNNNNNNNNNNNNNNNNNNNNNNNNNNNNNNNNNNNNNNNNNNNNNNNNNNNNNNNNNNNNNNNNNNNNNNNNNNNNNNNNNNNNNNNNNNNNNNNNNNNNNNNNNNNNNNNNNNNNNNNNNNNNNNNNNNNNNNNNNNNNNNNNNNNNNNNNNNNNNNNNNNNNNNNNNNNNNNNNNNNNNNNNNNNNNNNNNNNNNNNNNNNNNNNNNNNNNNNNNNNNNNNNNNNNNNNNNNNNNNNNNNNNNNNNNNNNNNNNNNNNNNNNNNNNNNNNNNNNNNNNNNNNNNNNNNNNNNNNNNNNNNNNNNNNNNNNNNNNNNNNNNNNNNNNNNNNNNNNNNNNNNNNNNNNNNNNNNNNNNNNNNNNNNNNNNNNNNNNNNNNNNNNNNNNNNNNNNNNNNNNNNNNNNNNNNNNNNNNNNNNNNNNNNNNNNNNNNNNNNNNNNNNNNNNNNNNNNNNNNNNNNNNNNNNNNNNNNNNNNNNNNNNNNNNNNNNNNNNNNNNNNNNNNNNNNNNNNNNNNNNNNNNNNNNNNNNNNNNNNNNNNNNNNNNNNNNNNNNNNNNNNNNNNNNNNNNNNNNNNNNNNNNNNNNNNNNNNNNNNNNNNNNNNNNNNNNNNNNNNNNNNNNNNNNNNNNNNNNNNNNNNNNNNNNNNNNNNNNNNNNNNNNNNNNNNNNNNNNNNNNNNNNNNNNNNNNNNNNNNNNNNNNNNNNNNNNNNNNNNNNNNNNNNNNNNNNNNNNNNNNNNNNNNNNNNNNNNNNNNNNNNNNNNNNNNNNNNNNNNNNNNNNNNNNNNNNNNNNNNNNNNNNNNNNNNNNNNNNNNNNNNNNNNNNNNNNNNNNNNNNNNNNNNNNNNNNNNNNNNNNNNNNNNNNNNNNNNNNNNNNNNNNNNNNNNNNNNNNNNNNNNNNNNNNNNNNNNNNNNNNNNNNNNNNNNNNNNNNNNNNNNNNNNNNNNNNNNNNNNNNNNNNNNNNNNNNNNNNNNNNNNNNNNNNNNNNNNNNNNNNNNNNNNNNNNNNNNNNNNNNNNNNNNNNNNNNNNNNNNNNNNNNNNNNNNNNNNNNNNNNNNNNNNNNNNNNNNNNNNNNNNNNNNNNNNNNNNNNNNNNNNNNNNNNNNNNNNNNNNNNNNNNNNNNNNNNNNNNNNNNNNNNNNNNNNNNNNNNNNNNNNNNNNNNNNNNNNNNNNNNNNNNNNNNNNNNNNNNNNNNNNNNNNNNNNNNNNNNNNNNNNNNNNNNNNNNNNNNNNNNNNNNNNNNNNNNNNNNNNNNNNNNNNNNNNNNNNNNNNNNNNNNNNNNNNNNNNNNNNNNNNNNNNNNNNNNNNNNNNNNNNNNNNNNNNNNNNNNNNNNNNNNNNNNNNNNNNNNNNNNNNNNNNNNNNNNNNNNNNNNNNNNNNNNNNNNNNNNNNNNNNNNNNNNNNNNNNNNNNNNNNNNNNNNNNNNNNNNNNNNNNNNNNNNNNNNNNNNNNNNNNNNNNNNNNNNNNNNNNNNNNNNNNNNNNNNNNNNNNNN
The DNA window shown above is from Eriocheir sinensis breed Jianghai 21 chromosome 3, ASM2467909v1, whole genome shotgun sequence and carries:
- the LOC127003228 gene encoding aggrecan core protein-like — its product is MAIINEEDAVAFISSPRVTIYVDSHSQSYASSLGTSVLRTWSRLPPTSRGEDAHWVAETQVVVPAKYRQALIELAHDAVTLKIQAGVNVGVQTVRKRLHEADLHHRTPATEPFLTATNREQRLGFALQYYPEDASFWSNVVFCDEKTFASDDHGKLHCWRPRNTRYEPENTQPSRRSGRITAGLWGWMSASGPGELAVTEERLTTQQYVQILQDVMLPTVRAMLIPAPQPIYIAMDNAPVHNSKQVEEWFRQHPEVIRIPWPPRSSDFVPIEHLWAGMTREWDGKTQDLQSALQSEACASTPVASTTIPGGSTTTPVTGGSTPTPVTGESTPTPVTGDSTPTPVTGDSTPTPVTGDSTPTPVTGESTPIPVTGESTPTPVTGESTPIPVTGESTPIPVTGESTPIPVTGGSTPTPVTGESTPTPVTGESTPIPVTGESTPIPVTGGSTPTPVTGGSTPTPVTGGSTPTPVTGGSTLTTVPVSSSEVTELSSTVTSEATTLIECVKGGEVDSTKPQTITDEPTTTTTESPWVCEAGWKLHGASCYHVDNDITLDWVKGQYFCLGKNADYVKITTNDELQFLRGLVTYDTWIGLEDRNTEGMFRWTDNSVPVFKGWHDGEPNNFENEDCTEMRKSKDFFWNDSKCSNLKRVLCQKHATKAA